A section of the Larus michahellis chromosome 1, bLarMic1.1, whole genome shotgun sequence genome encodes:
- the ETV6 gene encoding transcription factor ETV6 isoform X5 yields the protein MEEDTIRLPAHLRLQPVYWSRDDVAQWLRWAEKEFSLRPIESNTFEMNGKALLLLTKEDFRYRSPHSGDVLYELLQHILKQRKARMLFTPFFHPGNSIHAQPEVILHQNHDEDSFVQRPSRPSTETVHHNPPTIELLHRSRSPITNNHRPSPDPDQRPLKSPMDNTIRRLSPADRVPGTRHQQENNHQEPYPLSVSPIENNHCPPPSEVLQKPSSPRQENTRVIQLMPSPIMHPLILNPRHSDFKPPRLSEDGLHREVKPINLSHREELAYMNHIMVSVSPPEDHAMPIGRIADCRLLWDYVYQLLSDSRYENFIRWEDKESKIFRIVDPNGLARLWGNHKNRTNMTYEKMSRALRHYYKLNIIRKEPGQRLLFRFMKTPDEIMSGRTDRLEHLESQELDEQIYQEDEC from the exons GTTTGCAGCCCGTTTACTGGAGCAGGGATGATGTGGCACAGTGGCTCAGGTGGGCGGAGAAGGAGTTTTCCTTGAGGCCGATTGAGAGCAACACTTTTGAGATGAACGGCAAGGCTCTGCTGCTCCTGACCAAAGAGGACTTTCGATACAGGTCTCCTCATTCAG GTGATGTTTTATATGAACTCCTTCAGCATATCCTGAAGCAAAGGAAAGCTCGTATGCTCTTCACACCTTTCTTCCACCCTGGGAACTCTATCCATGCTCAGCCAGAGGTCATATTACACCAGAATCATGATGAAG ataGCTTTGTCCAGAGACCTTCAAGACCATCCACAGAAACAGTCCACCACAACCCCCCAACCATTGAACTGTTGCATCGTTCTAGATCACCCATCACCAACAACCACCGTCCATCACCAGATCCCGATCAGCGGCCACTGAAGTCCCCTATGGACAACACTATCCGTCGCCTCTCCCCAGCTGACAGGGTGCCAGGGACAAGGCATCAGCAAGAGAACAACCACCAGGAGCCCTATCCTCTCTCAGTATCCCCGATAGAAAACAACCACTGCCCGCCTCCTTCTGAGGTGCTCCAGAAGCCCTCCAGCCCTCGCCAGGAGAACACCAGGGTCATCCAGTTGATGCCCAGCCCTATCATGCATCCTTTGATACTGAACCCCAGGCACTCCGATTTCAAACCACCAAGGTTGTCCGAGGATGGGCTGCACAGGGAGGTAAAGCCAATCAACCTGTCCCACCGAGAAGAGTTAGCTTATATGAACCACATCATGGTGTCTGTATCCCCTCCTGAGGACCATGCAATGCCAATTGGAAGAATAGCAG ACTGTAGGTTGCTTTGGGATTATGTTTATCAGCTGCTTTCTGACAGCCGGTACGAAAATTTCATCCGATGGGAAGATAAGGAATCCAAAATATTTCGGATAGTGGATCCCAACGGGCTGGCCCGGCTGTGGGGAAACCACAAG aacagaacaaataTGACTTATGAGAAAATGTCCAGAGCCCTACGCCACTACTACAAACTAAATATTATCCGGAAGGAGCCAGGACAAAGGCTTTTGttcag ATTCATGAAGACCCCAGATGAGATTATGAGTGGCCGAACAGACCGCCTCGAGCACCTTGAATCCCAGGAACTGGATGAACAAATATACCAAGAAGATGAGTGCTGA